A portion of the Stigmatella aurantiaca DW4/3-1 genome contains these proteins:
- a CDS encoding TonB-dependent receptor plug domain-containing protein, translating into MSGWWSFLIVLCALPGVAWSQEPPQPSAAEEPVALTADPAPEEPVAQTVVTASRSPERLDNTPVATEVITRAEIVASGARDAAELLAAHPGLEVASTFAGSNLRIQGLGSEYALVLVDGERVTGRVNGAIDLTRLSMEDVEQVEIVKGPSSVLYGSDAVAGVVNFITRQARKPLGADLRLSYGSLQWLDLDATAEAQREAWGLRVSGGVQRRDAYDLEPLDISTTGSSLSGFNVSARGDLKREGPLELSSTVSYERRVQRGVDLGATGAIFDRASRDDELTVRLSPAWRLSDSVTLRTDGHYTGFKRRYVNDQRQASALDTVEDTRDQLARLGSQLDARLGERHALVAGVELLGEHLVSGRLDDEKGERGRLSLYAQDSWTVLAQPNLALVPGVRLDVDSQFGPAVTPRLALRIDPLSALTLRASYGWGLRAPSFQELLLDFENPAVGYTVRGNPDLKPERSRSLSLSVEVRPASASLLWLNLFQHSLRDMISYNLEQTPEGMRFIYANLDRASVRGGEVGVRQKLPGGVLLDVGYTLIDGRDRETDEPLEGQARHRVTGQVTWRFRPWGLETWVRGALVGSRPFYPDTDGDGVANPYRAKSYVTLDARISRQLPAGLRLFVAGSNLLEAGNTTDLPIPPRLLQAGISAQF; encoded by the coding sequence ATGTCCGGGTGGTGGAGCTTCCTCATCGTGCTGTGCGCCTTGCCGGGGGTGGCCTGGAGCCAAGAGCCCCCGCAGCCAAGCGCCGCCGAGGAGCCCGTGGCCCTGACGGCCGACCCCGCCCCCGAAGAGCCCGTGGCCCAGACGGTGGTGACGGCCTCTCGCAGCCCGGAGCGGTTGGACAACACGCCGGTGGCCACCGAGGTGATTACCCGGGCGGAGATCGTCGCCAGCGGGGCGCGGGATGCCGCGGAGCTGCTCGCCGCCCACCCAGGCCTGGAGGTGGCCTCCACGTTCGCGGGCTCGAACCTGCGCATTCAGGGCCTCGGCTCCGAGTACGCCCTGGTGCTCGTGGACGGAGAGCGTGTCACCGGCCGGGTGAACGGGGCCATCGATCTGACACGGCTCTCCATGGAGGACGTCGAGCAGGTGGAGATCGTCAAAGGCCCCTCCTCGGTGCTCTACGGGAGCGACGCCGTGGCCGGGGTGGTGAACTTCATCACCCGCCAGGCGCGCAAACCGCTGGGGGCGGACCTTCGCCTCTCCTATGGGAGCCTCCAATGGCTGGACCTGGACGCCACGGCGGAGGCCCAGCGGGAGGCGTGGGGGCTGAGGGTGAGCGGCGGTGTGCAGCGCCGGGATGCCTATGATCTGGAGCCCCTGGACATCAGCACCACGGGCAGCAGCCTCTCGGGCTTCAACGTCTCCGCGCGCGGCGACCTGAAGCGCGAGGGCCCGCTGGAGCTGTCGAGCACGGTGTCTTACGAGCGGCGCGTCCAGCGGGGCGTGGACCTGGGGGCCACCGGGGCCATCTTCGATCGCGCCAGCCGGGACGACGAGCTCACCGTGCGGCTGTCCCCCGCGTGGCGGCTGAGCGACTCGGTGACGCTGCGCACGGATGGGCACTACACGGGCTTCAAGCGGCGCTATGTGAACGATCAGCGCCAGGCCTCCGCGCTCGACACGGTGGAGGACACCCGCGACCAGCTCGCCCGGCTCGGCAGCCAGCTCGACGCGCGCCTCGGGGAGCGGCACGCGCTCGTGGCGGGCGTGGAACTGCTCGGCGAGCACCTCGTCTCGGGCCGCCTGGACGATGAAAAGGGCGAGCGCGGCCGCCTCTCGCTCTACGCCCAGGACAGCTGGACGGTGCTCGCCCAGCCCAATCTGGCGCTCGTGCCGGGCGTACGCCTCGATGTGGACTCCCAGTTCGGCCCGGCGGTAACCCCCCGGCTGGCGCTCCGGATCGATCCCCTGTCCGCGCTCACGCTCCGGGCCAGCTATGGCTGGGGGCTTCGCGCGCCCAGCTTCCAGGAGCTGCTGCTCGACTTCGAGAACCCCGCCGTTGGCTACACCGTGCGGGGCAACCCGGACCTGAAGCCGGAGCGCTCGCGCAGCCTGAGCCTGTCCGTGGAAGTCCGGCCCGCCAGCGCCTCGCTGCTGTGGCTGAACCTCTTCCAGCACTCGCTCCGGGACATGATCTCCTACAACCTCGAGCAGACCCCGGAAGGCATGCGCTTCATCTACGCCAACCTGGACCGGGCCAGCGTGCGCGGCGGCGAGGTGGGCGTGCGCCAGAAGCTGCCGGGCGGCGTGCTGCTGGACGTGGGCTACACGCTCATCGACGGCCGCGACCGCGAGACGGACGAGCCCCTGGAGGGCCAGGCGCGGCACCGCGTCACGGGCCAGGTGACGTGGCGCTTCCGGCCCTGGGGGCTGGAGACGTGGGTGCGCGGCGCGCTCGTGGGCTCGCGGCCGTTCTACCCGGACACCGATGGCGACGGCGTGGCCAACCCCTACCGCGCCAAGTCCTACGTCACGCTGGACGCCCGCATCTCCCGGCAGCTGCCCGCGGGCCTGCGCCTCTTCGTCGCGGGCTCCAACCTGCTGGAGGCGGGCAACACAACGGACCTGCCCATCCCTCCCCGCCTCCTCCAGGCCGGCATCTCGGCCCAATTCTGA
- a CDS encoding HmuY family protein, translating into MTVFASSSTLFRRAASALLLTGWVVACGPDLQPEPGDPPPENPPENPQDTHLRHVDNGDGTFTTTVDATSQTEWIGMDLDTRRQESAGTDAKWDVAFQRFHIRTRGGTSGTGGVEVAMLSSVELTQVSQAPQAGYTVDAVDGDDEDTNPDSPFEGGEGWYSYDLATHKLTPRAQVYFIRSDTGAYFKLQLTGYYDAAGTPAMLQFRWGPVQAPAPAELQVNAESSTDWTFLQAGKGVVQVSNPESSLEWDVAVRRTQFRTNGGVSGPGVGGARIAEQTDFPAVQRALTVGYVLDEQRPVAGPPGSGTTAPANPTLNDWYDYDLNTHVVTPKNRVFLVRTARGDYARLRITSYASGKYSVLFTPVPVQPETVKLTVDASDASKTIGVRLGQGTVAALTPPTEGFAEPAVGNWDISFKRTWLQTNSGTSGSGQAGALVAEDTEFSAVTRAAEGPYTADTMLPVAGPPGSGEASGNAVLNDWYDYDTTTHVVTPKARVFLVKTVEGAFAKVRILTYSGGTFTLEYTYSGPGRTSF; encoded by the coding sequence ATGACCGTCTTCGCCTCCTCTTCTACCCTCTTCCGCCGCGCGGCCTCGGCCCTGCTCCTCACCGGCTGGGTCGTGGCCTGCGGTCCAGACCTCCAGCCAGAGCCCGGAGACCCGCCGCCCGAGAACCCGCCCGAGAACCCGCAGGACACCCACCTGCGCCACGTGGACAACGGGGATGGCACCTTCACCACCACGGTGGACGCGACGAGCCAGACGGAATGGATCGGCATGGACCTGGACACGCGCCGCCAGGAGAGCGCGGGCACGGATGCCAAGTGGGACGTGGCCTTCCAGCGCTTCCACATCCGCACGCGCGGCGGAACGAGCGGCACGGGCGGGGTGGAGGTGGCGATGCTCTCCAGCGTGGAGCTCACCCAGGTGAGCCAGGCGCCCCAGGCGGGCTACACCGTCGACGCGGTGGACGGAGACGACGAGGACACGAACCCGGACAGCCCCTTCGAGGGGGGCGAGGGCTGGTACAGCTACGATCTGGCGACGCACAAGCTCACGCCGCGGGCACAGGTCTACTTCATCCGCTCGGACACGGGCGCCTACTTCAAGCTCCAGCTCACCGGCTATTACGATGCGGCTGGGACACCCGCCATGCTCCAGTTCCGCTGGGGCCCGGTGCAGGCGCCCGCCCCCGCGGAGCTGCAGGTGAACGCCGAGAGCTCCACCGACTGGACCTTCCTCCAGGCGGGCAAGGGCGTGGTGCAGGTGTCCAACCCGGAAAGCTCGCTGGAGTGGGACGTGGCCGTGCGGCGCACGCAGTTCCGCACCAACGGCGGCGTCAGCGGCCCGGGCGTGGGCGGGGCGCGCATCGCGGAGCAGACCGACTTCCCGGCCGTGCAGCGCGCGCTCACGGTGGGTTACGTGCTGGACGAGCAGCGGCCCGTGGCAGGCCCCCCGGGCAGTGGAACGACAGCTCCCGCCAACCCCACCCTGAACGACTGGTACGACTATGATCTCAACACGCACGTGGTGACGCCGAAGAACCGCGTCTTCCTGGTGCGCACGGCACGGGGGGACTACGCGAGGCTGCGCATCACCAGCTACGCCTCGGGCAAGTACAGCGTGCTGTTCACGCCCGTTCCCGTTCAGCCCGAGACCGTCAAGCTCACCGTGGACGCCTCCGACGCCAGCAAGACGATCGGCGTGCGGCTGGGCCAGGGAACGGTGGCCGCGCTCACTCCGCCCACCGAAGGCTTCGCCGAGCCCGCCGTGGGGAACTGGGACATCAGCTTCAAGCGAACGTGGCTGCAGACCAACAGTGGCACGAGCGGCAGCGGCCAGGCGGGCGCGCTCGTGGCCGAGGACACGGAGTTCTCAGCCGTCACCCGGGCCGCGGAAGGCCCCTACACCGCGGACACGATGCTGCCGGTGGCGGGCCCTCCGGGCAGCGGTGAGGCCTCCGGCAACGCCGTCCTCAACGACTGGTACGACTACGACACCACCACGCACGTGGTGACGCCCAAGGCGCGCGTCTTCCTGGTGAAGACCGTGGAGGGCGCCTTCGCCAAGGTGCGCATCCTCACGTACTCGGGCGGTACCTTCACGCTCGAGTACACCTACTCCGGCCCCGGCCGGACTTCCTTCTGA
- a CDS encoding hemin-degrading factor, with translation MSPSPDVQKPSESLPLRQRWLALREAQPRTRARDAAEQLGVSEAELVASGLGEDATRLELRLETLLPQLESLGPVMALTRNTSAVHEKRGVYRSFEGSGSRVMFLGEDIDLRLFLSRWHFGFAVQDASSGSLRRSLQFFDESGTAIHKVHLEEGSNVDAFDRLVKDFAHPDTSSPLTVVPVAPPAAPRPDSEVDVTGLRDAWRALKDTHEFFGMLRKFEVTRQQALRLGGPELATAVAPDILTRVLEKASATELPIMIFVGNPGAIQIHTGPVRTVRPAGPWMNVMDPAFNLHVRADHITSGWVVRKPTVDGMVTSVELFDAAGENIALLFGKRKPGQPEDLAWRTLAEELARTMPAPEVRS, from the coding sequence ATGTCGCCGTCTCCTGACGTCCAGAAGCCTTCGGAGTCCCTTCCCCTGCGGCAGCGCTGGCTCGCCTTGCGCGAAGCCCAGCCCCGCACGCGGGCGCGAGATGCCGCGGAGCAACTGGGCGTCAGCGAGGCCGAGTTGGTGGCCTCCGGCCTGGGAGAAGACGCCACGCGGCTGGAGCTTCGCCTGGAGACGCTCCTGCCCCAGTTGGAATCCCTGGGGCCGGTGATGGCCCTGACGCGCAACACCTCGGCCGTCCACGAGAAGCGGGGCGTGTACCGCTCCTTCGAGGGCAGCGGCTCGCGGGTGATGTTCCTGGGCGAGGACATCGACCTGCGCCTGTTCCTGTCGCGCTGGCACTTCGGCTTCGCCGTCCAGGATGCATCGTCCGGGAGCCTCCGGCGCAGCCTCCAGTTCTTCGACGAGTCGGGGACCGCCATCCACAAGGTGCACCTGGAGGAAGGCAGCAACGTGGACGCCTTCGACCGGCTGGTGAAGGACTTTGCCCACCCGGACACGTCCTCCCCGCTGACCGTGGTGCCCGTAGCACCGCCCGCGGCCCCGAGGCCCGACAGCGAAGTGGACGTGACCGGGCTGCGCGATGCGTGGCGGGCCCTCAAGGACACGCATGAGTTCTTCGGCATGCTCCGCAAGTTCGAGGTGACACGCCAACAGGCGCTGCGGCTCGGGGGCCCCGAGCTGGCCACGGCGGTGGCCCCGGACATCCTGACCCGGGTGCTCGAGAAGGCCTCGGCCACGGAGCTGCCCATCATGATCTTCGTGGGCAACCCGGGGGCCATCCAGATCCACACTGGCCCAGTGCGCACGGTGCGCCCGGCGGGGCCGTGGATGAACGTGATGGATCCCGCCTTCAACCTGCACGTGCGCGCCGACCACATCACCTCGGGCTGGGTCGTCCGGAAGCCTACCGTGGACGGGATGGTCACCTCGGTAGAGCTGTTCGACGCCGCGGGAGAGAACATCGCGCTGCTCTTCGGCAAGCGGAAGCCCGGGCAGCCGGAGGACCTCGCATGGAGAACCCTCGCGGAGGAGCTGGCGCGGACGATGCCAGCCCCCGAGGTGCGCTCATGA
- a CDS encoding heme/hemin ABC transporter substrate-binding protein: protein MTPHAAVRVLLALLATGAMAAEPPSTARKLATVGPAITETVVALGAGAQVVGVDDSSAPLAPGARKLGYQRVLSAEGLLSLGASLLLASKEAGPPTVLEQLRQSGMEVVIFANEPTVEATRHQLQEVARRIGREEQGRALSQALDEELARVASRLAPLDGGKRPKVLAIHARGAGALMVSGQHTAVDTLLRLSGGVNAIQGFEGHKALTAEAVVEAAPDILLVPVSTVKTVGGVEGLARLPALAMRKNWRVVTLEDGHFMALGPGMGQAVTRLADAFHPVQPGAR, encoded by the coding sequence ATGACACCACACGCCGCGGTGCGAGTCCTCCTCGCCCTGCTGGCAACGGGAGCAATGGCGGCCGAGCCCCCGTCCACGGCCCGGAAGCTGGCCACGGTGGGGCCGGCCATCACCGAGACCGTGGTCGCGCTGGGAGCGGGGGCGCAGGTGGTGGGGGTAGATGACTCCAGCGCCCCCCTTGCGCCGGGGGCTCGCAAGCTGGGCTACCAGCGGGTGCTCTCCGCCGAGGGCCTGCTGTCGCTGGGCGCCTCCCTGCTCTTGGCCTCGAAAGAGGCGGGGCCGCCCACGGTGCTCGAGCAGCTTCGCCAGTCCGGCATGGAGGTGGTCATCTTCGCCAACGAGCCCACGGTGGAGGCCACGCGGCACCAGCTCCAGGAGGTCGCCCGGCGGATCGGCCGGGAGGAACAGGGACGGGCCCTCTCCCAGGCATTGGACGAGGAGCTGGCGCGGGTCGCCTCCCGGCTCGCCCCCCTAGATGGAGGAAAACGGCCCAAGGTGCTGGCCATCCACGCGCGAGGCGCCGGAGCGCTCATGGTCTCGGGCCAGCACACCGCGGTGGACACGCTGCTCCGGCTGTCGGGCGGGGTGAACGCCATCCAGGGCTTTGAAGGCCACAAGGCGCTGACGGCGGAGGCGGTGGTCGAAGCCGCGCCCGACATCCTCCTGGTCCCCGTGAGCACGGTGAAGACGGTGGGCGGCGTGGAGGGCCTGGCACGCCTGCCCGCGCTGGCCATGCGGAAGAACTGGCGGGTGGTGACGCTGGAGGATGGCCACTTCATGGCGCTGGGGCCCGGGATGGGGCAGGCCGTGACGCGGCTGGCGGACGCGTTCCACCCGGTGCAGCCAGGCGCGCGATGA
- a CDS encoding FecCD family ABC transporter permease, whose protein sequence is MTPSGAVPAGVRWRLGRLAPGAAWPWGVLLVLLLGVSLASLAVGAVSVPPKALLGALLETLGSEAGHQLEPVQQSVILHIRLPRLLLGSLVGALLAVSGAALQALFRNPIVEPGLLGTSTGAALGAVTAIVFDAVLAHHLGALHRVAIPASAFVGALGATLLAYKLGMATGRADTTRVLLAGIAINAGAGAGVSLLTHIATDAQLRSITFWNLGSLSGASWETVRVAMLPLLLGLVLLLREAQALNLLLLGEREAQHLGVNVERLKRRLILAAALGVGASVACVGIIGFVGLLVPSLLRLVMGPDNRRLLGASALLGASLLMAADLMARSMAAPAELPIGALTSALGTPAFVLLLARGKERT, encoded by the coding sequence ATGACTCCTTCGGGCGCCGTGCCCGCGGGGGTCCGCTGGCGGCTCGGGCGCTTGGCTCCGGGCGCGGCTTGGCCTTGGGGGGTCCTGCTCGTCCTGCTGCTCGGGGTCTCGCTGGCGTCGCTCGCCGTGGGTGCCGTCTCCGTGCCGCCCAAGGCCCTGCTGGGGGCCCTGCTGGAGACCCTGGGGAGCGAGGCCGGCCACCAGTTGGAACCGGTCCAGCAATCCGTCATCCTGCACATCCGGCTGCCGCGGCTGCTGCTGGGCTCCCTCGTGGGCGCGCTGCTGGCGGTGAGTGGGGCGGCCTTGCAGGCCCTGTTCCGCAACCCCATCGTGGAGCCGGGGCTTCTGGGCACATCCACGGGCGCGGCGCTGGGGGCCGTGACAGCCATCGTCTTCGACGCGGTGCTGGCCCATCACCTGGGGGCGCTGCACAGGGTGGCCATCCCGGCCTCGGCCTTCGTGGGCGCGCTCGGCGCCACGCTGCTGGCGTACAAATTGGGAATGGCCACGGGCCGCGCGGACACGACGCGGGTACTGCTGGCGGGCATTGCCATCAACGCCGGGGCGGGGGCGGGCGTCAGCCTGCTCACCCACATCGCCACCGATGCCCAGCTCCGGTCCATCACCTTCTGGAACCTGGGGAGCCTGAGCGGTGCTTCCTGGGAGACGGTGCGGGTGGCCATGCTGCCCCTGCTGCTGGGACTCGTGTTGCTGCTGCGCGAGGCCCAGGCGCTCAACCTGCTGCTGCTGGGCGAGCGGGAGGCCCAGCACCTGGGCGTGAACGTGGAGCGGCTCAAGCGGCGGCTCATCCTCGCGGCGGCGCTCGGGGTGGGCGCCTCGGTGGCCTGCGTGGGCATCATCGGCTTCGTGGGGCTGCTGGTGCCCTCCCTGCTGCGGCTGGTGATGGGGCCGGACAACCGCCGGCTGCTGGGGGCCTCGGCGCTGCTGGGGGCCTCGCTCCTCATGGCGGCGGACCTGATGGCGCGCTCGATGGCGGCCCCAGCGGAGTTGCCCATCGGGGCGCTCACGTCCGCGCTCGGAACGCCCGCCTTCGTGCTGCTGCTGGCACGCGGCAAGGAGAGGACATGA
- a CDS encoding heme ABC transporter ATP-binding protein, protein MSLSAREVDVLRGRQRILSQVSLEVRPGELLAVVGPNGAGKSTLLGALAGELRCTAGEILFEGLPLSRWKPLARARQLGVLPQDSTLSFGFTALEVVLLGRTPHGSERGGKEDTRIALAALEATGTQHLASRTYPTLSGGERQRVQLARVLAQLWEAPSNGHRYLLLDEPTSSLDLSHQHLVLELAARFAQQGGAVLAILHDLNLAARYAHRVAVLAEGHVVALGAPAQVLQPDLIERVFGIHVKVLEHTGSPVPLIVPWGRAPQAAPEAVPGKG, encoded by the coding sequence ATGAGCCTGAGCGCGCGCGAGGTGGACGTGCTCCGGGGACGGCAGCGCATCCTGAGCCAGGTCTCCCTGGAGGTGCGGCCAGGAGAGCTCCTCGCCGTCGTGGGGCCGAACGGCGCCGGCAAGTCCACGCTGCTGGGGGCGCTGGCGGGGGAGCTGCGCTGCACCGCGGGCGAGATTCTGTTCGAAGGCCTGCCCCTCTCGCGCTGGAAGCCGCTGGCTCGCGCCCGTCAGCTCGGGGTGCTGCCCCAGGACTCCACCCTGAGCTTTGGCTTCACCGCGCTGGAAGTCGTCCTCCTGGGCCGCACGCCTCACGGAAGTGAGCGGGGAGGCAAGGAAGACACGCGGATCGCCCTGGCCGCGCTGGAGGCGACAGGAACCCAGCACCTCGCCTCCCGCACCTACCCCACGCTCTCCGGGGGCGAGCGCCAGCGGGTCCAGCTGGCGCGCGTGCTGGCCCAACTCTGGGAGGCGCCCTCGAATGGCCACCGCTACCTGCTGCTGGACGAGCCCACCTCCAGCCTGGACCTCTCCCACCAGCACCTCGTGCTGGAGCTGGCGGCGCGCTTTGCCCAGCAGGGCGGGGCGGTGCTGGCCATCTTGCATGACCTGAACCTCGCGGCGAGGTATGCCCACCGGGTGGCGGTGCTCGCCGAAGGACACGTGGTGGCCCTCGGAGCGCCCGCGCAAGTGCTTCAGCCGGACCTCATCGAGCGCGTTTTCGGCATCCACGTCAAAGTGCTGGAGCACACCGGCTCGCCCGTGCCGCTGATTGTCCCCTGGGGCCGTGCACCGCAGGCGGCGCCCGAGGCCGTGCCAGGCAAAGGCTGA
- a CDS encoding MarR family winged helix-turn-helix transcriptional regulator — MPKKRPDPLHLSEQLCFSLYSAVHALNRTYRPLLQDMGITYPQYLVMLVLWEEEGLMVKELGARLHLDSGTLTPLLKRLEAAGLVVRTRDAQDERQVRIGLTAQGRALRAQAECVPQALLEASGITLGELQALKGQILRLRDALNARLEPE; from the coding sequence ATGCCCAAGAAGCGCCCAGATCCCCTGCACCTGAGCGAGCAGCTCTGCTTCTCGCTCTACTCCGCGGTCCATGCCCTCAACCGCACCTACCGCCCCCTGCTTCAGGACATGGGCATCACCTATCCGCAGTATCTGGTGATGCTCGTGTTGTGGGAGGAGGAGGGCCTCATGGTGAAGGAGTTGGGCGCGCGGCTGCACCTGGACTCCGGGACGCTGACGCCGCTGCTCAAGCGGCTGGAGGCGGCGGGCCTCGTCGTGCGGACGCGGGACGCTCAGGACGAGCGGCAGGTCCGCATCGGGTTGACGGCCCAGGGCCGTGCCCTTCGCGCCCAGGCGGAGTGCGTTCCGCAAGCGCTCCTGGAAGCCTCCGGCATCACGCTGGGGGAGTTGCAGGCGCTCAAGGGCCAGATCCTCCGTCTCCGGGATGCGCTCAATGCGCGCCTGGAGCCGGAGTAG